AATTGCTGCAACGCAGCAAGCCGCAGGCGGCTTCGGTTGCCGTGCCTACGCAAGCCCATCTGCAGGTTGTGCGTGAGCTCATGCAGAACGGAGTTGACGTGCTGATTGAAAAGCCGGTGGCCGGCACGCTGGCCGATGCCGATGAGATGCTCGCTCTGGCGCAGCAGCATAGCCGCATTGCCCAGGTGGGGCAGCTTGAGCGCTTCAATCCTGCGGTGCGGGCTACGGTGCCCTTGATCACCAAGCCCATGTTCTTCGAGGTGCACCGGCTGAGCGTCTTCACGCCACGGTCGCTCGATGTGGATGTGGTGCTCGACCTGATGATCCATGATATTGACGTGGTGTTGTCGTTCGTGAAGTCACCGGTGAAAGAGATCCGCGCCGTGGGCCTGCCCATCCTGAGCGCTAAAGTAGACATCGCCAACGTACGCATGGAGTTCGAGTCGGGCTGCGTGGCCAACTTCACCGCCAGCCGGGTAAGCACCGAGCGCATACGCAAGCTGCGCTTCTTTCAGCCGCAGCAGTATATTTCACTCGACTACACCCGCCAGGACGTCGTGGCGTTCACGGTTTCTGGCGATGGCTCTCCCAGCGTGGTGTCATCGCTTTTGGCAGGCATGGATGAGGAACAAGACCATCCGTCCAGTCCGCAGATCAAGATCACCAAACCTGAAGTCGTTCGGGAAGAGCCGCTGCGCACTGAGCTATGTTCGTTTCTCGACTCGGTACGCACGCGCAGCGCGCCGGTGGTTTCGCTCGAAGATGGCCGGCGCGCCCTGGCGGTTGCGCTGGAGATCCTGGAAGTAATCCGGGAGCACTCACGCAACGTCAAATTGGATAAGCTGTTGTAAAAGCAGTCCTCAGTTGTCAGTCCTCAGTTTGGTGAAAGCCGCTGCAAGTTCGAGACTTTCTGCCGTTCTTAGGGTTAGTCGCTGGAATACCTGTTATGTAAAGTCGTATGTAAAGTTTTGTTCAGAGTGTTTTTCTGAGTGCGCGAAGTATTAAAAACAATGCGAAAATAGTAACGGGTGGCAATTATAAGCATCTAATAGACATCTAACGTCCTAGCGCCACCACCAGCAATCGCAGTTTCCAGAAGATGCCAAGCATTATCCAAATTCCGCTGCTTGAGGAGATGCGCAAGGCGCAGGGCACTTCTGCGAATGGCGAAGGCCGTGATTCCGGCGCGCAGGCATCGCTCTTTCCCCCTCCGCCAGCCTTTGATGATCGCCTGCACAAAACACCTTTTGGCTTGCTGGAAGACGATCTGGAGTTGCAACTGGAGCGCTCGAAGCTGCGCGAGGCCTTCTGGATCTCGCTGCTGGTGCATGGCATCATGCTGGCTATCGTCGTATGGTTGTTCCCCAAGCTTTTAGCGGGACACCAGCCGACACCCAGCGCTTTGGCGCAACTGCTGCAAGACCATCAAATAACGTTTCTGGAGATGCCGCCCACTCCAACCCAAAAGCCGTTAGACAACAACAAAATATCTGACCAGGACCGGCGTGCGGCGTTGCGTCACCCTGACCTGCAGCAATTGCGCGAGCTGGAGGATGCAAGACGGGCAGGCGCTCCGCAAGCCATGCAGGCGCCCGCTGCACAAAGCCCGCCAGCAGGACAGCAGGCACAACAAAACCAGCAGGCTCAGGCGCAGCAACCTCAGCAGCCCACGCAGCAGCAATCGGATAACACCATGGCGCACCTGGAGCAACCGCAAACGATTGCGCGCAACAACGCCAACAATCCGTTTGCAACGGCGGCTTCAGCGGGATCTGTAATTGAGCAGGCGGCGCGGGCTTCGGCGGAGCGGCACACCTTCAGCGGCACGACCGGTGACTACGGAATAGGTCCGTCGGCGCAACCTACAAAACTGCGTAACGATGTAGACGTGCTCAGCGACACCATGGGGGTGGATTTTGGTCCATACCTCAAGCGCGTATTAGATAGCCTCCGCCAGAATTGGTATGAACTGATCCCAGAAGAGGCGCGCCCGCCGCTGATGAAATCGGGCAAGGTCTCGATTGAATTTGCCATCACCAAAAATGGCTCGGTCGCCGGCATGCACCTGGTTTCACCCTCCGGCGATGTGGCGCTCGATCGCGCCGCCTGGGGCGGAATTACCGGCTCGAATCCATTCGAGCCTTTGCCGCAGGAATTTCACGGACAGTACCTCGCATTACGTATCCACTTCTTTTACAATCCGCAGAAGAGCGACCTTCGTTAGAAACAGTTACAAGTTCCAAGCTGCAAGCTCCAAGGAAACTCACTTATGCCCGCCGCTAAACGCCAGAACACGCTCGGATTGATTCTGATTGCACTGCTCATACTCCTGTTTACCCTGGCGCGATTCTGGAGGGCGATCCACTGGAACAATCACTGATGGCAGAGAGCGAAGCTGCGCATCAGGCTTTGCCGCAAAAGCCGCTTCCCCTGCTGGTCGTGATCCTGGGGCCGACAGCTTCGGGCAAGACCGCGCTTTCGCTCGCGCTGGCACAGCGATTTCATCGAGAAATTGTCAATTGCGATTCGGTGGCGGTCTACCGCGAATTTGAAATCGGAACTGCCAAACCTACCAAGGCAGAACGCGCACTCGTTCCCCATCATCTGCTCGACATCATCTCGCCTACGGAGCCGTTTACCGCGGGCGATTATTCACGCTGTGCACGCACAGCATTGCACCAGATCAGGCAACGCGGAAGCTTGCCCATCGTGGTGGGAGGCACCGGACTCTATTTGCGTGCGCTGCTGGAGGGGCTGTTCGCCGGCCCGCCACGCTCGGAAGAATTGCGGGAGCGGCTGCGGCGGCGCGCAGAAGAAAAAGGCGGGGCATATCTGCATCGCATTCTGCGAAGGCTTGACCCGGCTGCGGCGGCGAAGATTCATCCTAATGATGCCGCCAAGCTGGTGCGCGCGGTTGAAGTGTGCCTCGCGGCGCAGCAGCGCATGAGCGAATTGTGGCAGCGCGGACGCGATCCGCTCACCGGATTTCGCGTGCTGCGCCTGGGTCTTGATCCTGAACGCAATGCGCTCTATGAACGCATCAATGAGCGCGCCCGCCGGATGTTCGCAGCAGGGTTAATCGAAGAAACTCGCCGCTTGCACGAACAATACGGCGAGACTGCAGCACCGCTGGCCTCCCTGGGATATAAGCAAGCCATGCAATTCCTTCGCGGCGAAATAGGCGGTGAGCAGACCCTGGTGGCGGCGCAGCAGGCCCACCGCAACTACGCCAAGCGGCAGATGACCTGGTTCCGGCGCGAAGCGGAGGTCCACTGGTTCAAAAATTTTGGAGATGATGCCCAGGTGCAGGACGAAGCCGTGGCTTTTGTGGAAAAGTTTGTGGAAAAGTAGGTGAGAAATAGCCAGGTCGTAGCCCTTTCGTAATCTGAGCTTTGTGCAACCAACATGGAACAGCGGTAATCTCATATGTATGAGGTTGCCTCGATGGAACTCCCCGCCACCGCCATTTCGGACCCGACTGAACTTACCAGCCGGTTGCGACGCGTCACTGAAGAGCTGCGAGTTATTCAAGAAGATCTTTATCAAGTTTCCGCTTCCAATCCTCTAAAATCCAGCCCCATGGGAAAAGAAGAGCACTTGCAGATGGTGAACTCGCTGCTTGATCTCACATTGCTTACCGACCTGAAGGTGGTGGTGGACCATTTGCGTCAGATCTTGCGCACTTATATGGACACCTTGTCAGACCAGTTGGCCAATAATAAGGACTATCCTTTAGAGGTGTACCGGGTGCAACGCACCACCGAAGCCCTGCGCTTGCTGCACCAGGGCGCCCAGGAGCTTGCCGAAGGCGAGCTTGCCCGAGGACTCTCTTTCATTGAGCGCATTGATTCGTTGGTCGAGCGGCAATTGCATCCCGAAGAACCGCAGGCGTAAAAAACGCCGCTTATCCAGCCATGAGATGTGTGTGGGCAAGATGCCCACAACACGACAGCCGGCGAGACGCCGGCGCTACGGAACAGCCAAAAATTCCCCGATGACGAACATGCAGTAATTCTGCTATTGTCGCCATCATGTACAAGCGCCTGCTTCTCGTCGTGCTGCTGGCCATCTCCTGCCTCGCAAAAGACTTTCAAAAACCTGGGCCGATTCAAACCACGGCGGACGCCCAAAAGTGGGCCGATAAGACCTTGCGCAAGCTCAGCCTGGAAGAAAAAATCGGGCAGATGTTCCTGATGCGCGGCCGGGCGGAGTTTCTGAACGTCACCAGTCCCGACTATCTGCAGCTTCGCGACCAGATCCATCGCTACCACATTGGCGGTGTGGTGCTGACGGTGCGCACCGACGGACCTTTCCTGCTTCGCAATCAGCCCTTTGAAGCAGCTACCTTTACCAACCGTTTGCAGGGCGAGTCACGTCTGCCCCTCATCTTTGCCGCCGATTTTGAGCGCGGTCTCTGCACCCGGCTGAACGGCGCTACCGTGTTTCCCCACGCCATGGCCTTCGGTGCAACGGGAAATCCGGCTTACGTTGAAGGCTTTGCCCAGATTGTTGCCCAGGAGGCCCGCGCCATTGGGGTGCAATGGAACTTCTATCCGATTGCGGATGTGAACTCCAACCCGGCCAATCCCATTATCAACACGCGCTCCTTCGGCGAAGACCCCAAAATGGTTTCAGAGATGGTTACAGCCTATATCCGGGCAGCACGCGATGCCGGCATGATGACCACAGCCAAACATTTTCCCGGCCACGGCGATACCGAATCGGATTCGCACCTGCAACTGGCGCGGGTAGGGGGCGACCTGCAGCACCTGCAGAACATCGAGCTGCCGCCCTTCGAGCAGGCCATTGCAGCCGGAGTTGATTCGGTGATGGTGGCACATGTAACCGTGCCAACCCTGGACCCTGATCCGGGACGCGTGGCCTCGACCTCGCCCCTGGTTATCGAAACCCTGCTGAAAGGCCAGCTTGGCTTCAAAGGGCTGGTTGTGCCTGATGCCATGGATATGAACGCGCTCATGCGGCTGTTTGTTGGACACGATGCCAACCCCAGCGCCCGCGCCGCAGTCGAGGCCGTGAAGGCCGGCAACGACATGATCCTGATCCCGGCCGACTTGGACGCTGCCTATAACGGTCTTCTCAATGCCGTGCGCAGCGGAGAGATTCCTGAGACGCGCATTGACGAATCTGTCCGCAAAATCCTGGTGACCAAGGCCACGTTGGGCCTGGCCAAAGCGCGTCTTGTGAATATTGATGCCCTGCCCAGCCTGATTGCCACCCCTGAACACGTGGCCTTCGGCCAGCTTGTGGCCGACTCTGCGATTACCCTGGTGCGCGATAACGGCCAGGTGTTACCGCTCAAAAAGCCTGCTCCAGCGAACGGAACTTCCGGGCCTGCACTTTCGTATCAAGCAGAACAGGAGGCCGGAAAGCGGGTGCTGGCAGTGATATTTTCCGACGATGTGCGGACGGATTCAGGACGCACGCTGGAGCGGGAGCTGCGGGCACGCATTCCGGATGCGAACATCATTTATGTTGACCCCAGGATTGCAGCAGGTATGACACCCCAGGTGATGCAGGCCGTGAATGAGGCCCAGAGTGTTATTGCTGCCGTCTATTTGATTCCAACTGCCGGCAAAGCTGTACGAGTGCAGGGTACGGTACAGAATGCGATTGGCCTGGCGGATGCACCCGCCGATCTGTTGCGGCAAATCCTGGCAAATGCCGGGCCGCGCACAGTGGTGGTCGCTGTAGGAACACCCTACGTCGCTGCTGAATTTCCCGAGATACAAACTTATTTATGCACGTTTTCAGCCGCCAGCATCTCGGAGTTCAGCGCAGTGAAGGCGCTCTTTGGCGAGATTCCTATCCACGGCCACCTGCCGGTTACTATTCCCAACATAGCTCAGCGGGGCGCGGGTATTGAAAAACCCGCCGTGGTTGCTCCTGTGCCCCCAGTCGAAGGAGGTTTATTGCAGCATGCGCAAGGAAAATAAATTCGCTTCTCTAGCTGCGGTTTGTTCCGCGGCAACTCTGCTCTTGGTGCTCGCAGGGTGCGCTGGCATCGACGTAAAGTCCAATGATTCCGATAAGTCGGGGAAAAATGTGGAGATCAGGACTCCCGTCGGTGACCTCAAGGTGCGCAAAGAGGTTGATCTTAAGGCGCTTGGCCTAACACCCTATCCCAATGCGAAAGTGATTCCCGATGATGAAAACTCCAAGGATGACAAAGACACGGGCGCCAATGTGAACATTTCCACACCGTTCTTTGCATTGAAGGTCATCGCCGCCAAGTACGAATCGGATGACGCGCCTGACAAGATTATTGAGTTCTACAAAAAAGACATGGCCCGCTATGGGAAAGTACTTGAGTGCAAGGGATCGAGCTATAACGCAGGAGCGTCTAAGGAGAAAGACGACGACATGTCGCTGAAGCTGACCTGCGACGAGAAAGGTGGCGACGGCAAAAGCACGACGCTGAAAGCCGGCGAAGGGTCGAGCCAGCATATGGTGGCAGTCGAACCCCAGGGGAAGGGATCGCACATCGGATTGGTCTATATCCAGATGCGGGGTAAAGCAGAAACAATGTAGCTCAAAGCAGCTAGAAACAGCAAGGAGTAGGGATCGGCTCTTCGATAACTGGAGGCATAAATGATCACACTGGCCATAGCGTTCGTACTCTACTGGCTTCCATCGTTGCTGGCATACCACTGGAGGCACAGGAACCGTACCGCAATCCTAGTCACTAATTTTTTCCTGGGATGGACGATAATTGCGTGGATTGTGATCCTTATCTGGGCCTGTACGAACAATCGAGAGACCAGCGCCGCTGCGTGGGGATAAAAAGCAGTTCTAAAGTTCCAAGCTGCAAGCTCCAAGGGGAGACTGCTTACCGCAAATTGCATGGGTTACTGCTAACCAAGTACACTGGTTGGCGTCTATAATGAATTATCATTCAGTGGCCTGTTTGGCTTTGATGATTCTGCCTTAATGAGATATTTCTTTCTTCCCCGTTTAAATTCATTCAAATCCTGAGGAGTTCCACTTATGCGTCTGATGAAATTACTCGGCTTTGCGTTACTGACAGCCACACTGGCTGCGGCGCAAGAGCCTAAGTCTTCAAAAAACTTCCCCCCGGACCAGGTACCCAACCTGTCCCTGGGTTTCAGCATTCACGCCATGGACGTAACCGCCGACCCCTGTAACGATTTTTACCAGTACGCGTGCGGTACATGGATGAAGGAGAGCCCAATCCCTGCTGATAAATCCACGTGGGGCCGCTTCAACGAGCTGGATGAGCGCAATCGCGCAGTGCTGCATGACATTCTGGAAAAGACCGCTGCGAATGATCCCAAGCGCACCCCAGTGGAGCAGAAGATTGGCGATTATTACGCTTCATGCCTGAACGTGAAAGCCATTGACGAAAAAGGCCTGAAGCCCATTCAGGCAGAGCTTGACCGGATTGCCGGCTTGACCGACAAATCTCAACTGGCCGCCGAAATTGCGCACCTGCACAATATCGGTGTAGATGTGCTCTTCAATTTCGGATCGGATCCTGATTTTAAGAATGCCAGCAAGGTGATCGCCGCCACCGACCAGGGCGGAATTGGGCTTCCTGACCGTGATTATTACTTTAAAGATGATCCTACCTCCCAGAAACAGCGCGAACAATACAAGCAGCATGTGCAGAACATGTTCCAACTGCTGGGCGATAAGCCGGAAGACGCCGCCAAAGAAGCGCAGACGGTCTTCGAAATTGAAACCGACCTGGCAAATGCCTCTATGAAGCGTGTGGACCGGCGCGAGCCCAGCAACATTTACCACAAGATGACCACGGCAGAGTTAGCCAAACTGAGCCCAGGCTTTAATTGGAATGAATACATCACATCCATTGACGCTCCGGACTTCAAGGAACTGAATGTGGCTGTGCCGGATTTTGTAAAAAACATGCAGGCGCTAATTGAAAAACAGCCCCTTGCGAATTGGAAAACGTATCTGCGCTGGCACCTTGTCCATTCCAACGCCCCCCTGCTGCCCAGCAAATTTGACGATGAAAATTTCGACTTCTATGGCCGCAAGCTGCGTGGGCAGGAAGAGCAGGAAGCCCGTTGGAAGCGTTGCGTACGCTTCACCGATGGCGCCCTGGGTGAAGCCCTTGGGCAAAAGTACGTGGACGAAACTTTTGGCGCGCAGGGTAAAGAGCGTACTCTGAAGATGATCCATGCGCTGGAAAATGCCCTGCAAAACGA
This genomic stretch from Terriglobales bacterium harbors:
- a CDS encoding Gfo/Idh/MocA family oxidoreductase, with protein sequence MPSSEKLRVAVIGVGAFGRNHARVYHDLAKENAVEFVGVVDSNPAHAAQIAGEFGTQTFGSINELLQRSKPQAASVAVPTQAHLQVVRELMQNGVDVLIEKPVAGTLADADEMLALAQQHSRIAQVGQLERFNPAVRATVPLITKPMFFEVHRLSVFTPRSLDVDVVLDLMIHDIDVVLSFVKSPVKEIRAVGLPILSAKVDIANVRMEFESGCVANFTASRVSTERIRKLRFFQPQQYISLDYTRQDVVAFTVSGDGSPSVVSSLLAGMDEEQDHPSSPQIKITKPEVVREEPLRTELCSFLDSVRTRSAPVVSLEDGRRALAVALEILEVIREHSRNVKLDKLL
- a CDS encoding TonB family protein; translated protein: MPSIIQIPLLEEMRKAQGTSANGEGRDSGAQASLFPPPPAFDDRLHKTPFGLLEDDLELQLERSKLREAFWISLLVHGIMLAIVVWLFPKLLAGHQPTPSALAQLLQDHQITFLEMPPTPTQKPLDNNKISDQDRRAALRHPDLQQLRELEDARRAGAPQAMQAPAAQSPPAGQQAQQNQQAQAQQPQQPTQQQSDNTMAHLEQPQTIARNNANNPFATAASAGSVIEQAARASAERHTFSGTTGDYGIGPSAQPTKLRNDVDVLSDTMGVDFGPYLKRVLDSLRQNWYELIPEEARPPLMKSGKVSIEFAITKNGSVAGMHLVSPSGDVALDRAAWGGITGSNPFEPLPQEFHGQYLALRIHFFYNPQKSDLR
- the miaA gene encoding tRNA (adenosine(37)-N6)-dimethylallyltransferase MiaA; this translates as MAESEAAHQALPQKPLPLLVVILGPTASGKTALSLALAQRFHREIVNCDSVAVYREFEIGTAKPTKAERALVPHHLLDIISPTEPFTAGDYSRCARTALHQIRQRGSLPIVVGGTGLYLRALLEGLFAGPPRSEELRERLRRRAEEKGGAYLHRILRRLDPAAAAKIHPNDAAKLVRAVEVCLAAQQRMSELWQRGRDPLTGFRVLRLGLDPERNALYERINERARRMFAAGLIEETRRLHEQYGETAAPLASLGYKQAMQFLRGEIGGEQTLVAAQQAHRNYAKRQMTWFRREAEVHWFKNFGDDAQVQDEAVAFVEKFVEK
- a CDS encoding glycoside hydrolase family 3 N-terminal domain-containing protein — encoded protein: MYKRLLLVVLLAISCLAKDFQKPGPIQTTADAQKWADKTLRKLSLEEKIGQMFLMRGRAEFLNVTSPDYLQLRDQIHRYHIGGVVLTVRTDGPFLLRNQPFEAATFTNRLQGESRLPLIFAADFERGLCTRLNGATVFPHAMAFGATGNPAYVEGFAQIVAQEARAIGVQWNFYPIADVNSNPANPIINTRSFGEDPKMVSEMVTAYIRAARDAGMMTTAKHFPGHGDTESDSHLQLARVGGDLQHLQNIELPPFEQAIAAGVDSVMVAHVTVPTLDPDPGRVASTSPLVIETLLKGQLGFKGLVVPDAMDMNALMRLFVGHDANPSARAAVEAVKAGNDMILIPADLDAAYNGLLNAVRSGEIPETRIDESVRKILVTKATLGLAKARLVNIDALPSLIATPEHVAFGQLVADSAITLVRDNGQVLPLKKPAPANGTSGPALSYQAEQEAGKRVLAVIFSDDVRTDSGRTLERELRARIPDANIIYVDPRIAAGMTPQVMQAVNEAQSVIAAVYLIPTAGKAVRVQGTVQNAIGLADAPADLLRQILANAGPRTVVVAVGTPYVAAEFPEIQTYLCTFSAASISEFSAVKALFGEIPIHGHLPVTIPNIAQRGAGIEKPAVVAPVPPVEGGLLQHAQGK
- a CDS encoding superinfection immunity protein, with protein sequence MITLAIAFVLYWLPSLLAYHWRHRNRTAILVTNFFLGWTIIAWIVILIWACTNNRETSAAAWG
- a CDS encoding M13 family metallopeptidase, which codes for MRLMKLLGFALLTATLAAAQEPKSSKNFPPDQVPNLSLGFSIHAMDVTADPCNDFYQYACGTWMKESPIPADKSTWGRFNELDERNRAVLHDILEKTAANDPKRTPVEQKIGDYYASCLNVKAIDEKGLKPIQAELDRIAGLTDKSQLAAEIAHLHNIGVDVLFNFGSDPDFKNASKVIAATDQGGIGLPDRDYYFKDDPTSQKQREQYKQHVQNMFQLLGDKPEDAAKEAQTVFEIETDLANASMKRVDRREPSNIYHKMTTAELAKLSPGFNWNEYITSIDAPDFKELNVAVPDFVKNMQALIEKQPLANWKTYLRWHLVHSNAPLLPSKFDDENFDFYGRKLRGQEEQEARWKRCVRFTDGALGEALGQKYVDETFGAQGKERTLKMIHALENALQNDIKGSPWMTDTTKQAALVKLEAIANKIGYPDKYRDYSLVKIVREDALGNQQRADAFEFRRQLSKIGKDVDKTEWGMTPPTVNAYYNPLENNINFPAGILQPPFYDNKLDDAVNFGGIGAVIGHELTHGFDDEGRQFDAQGNLRDWWTAEDQKAFKERSQCLVDEYSNFVSLKDDKDPKNDVHLNGKLTLGENTADNGGLRIAYMALEDTLAGKSLPKIDGFTPEQRLFLGWGQVWCMKMKPETARQRALTDPHSPGRFRVNGVVINMPEFQKAYNCKKGDAMVSENACHVW